One region of Mycolicibacterium insubricum genomic DNA includes:
- a CDS encoding methionine ABC transporter permease, whose translation MNTDWELLRPVFWESLWETLQMVVVTLVLGGFLGLVLGVLLYTTRSGSILANRWVYTVLNIGVNFVRPIPFIIFIVAIGPLTLGVVGTTIGTRAAIFALVIAATFGISRIVEQNLVSVDPGVIEAAQAMGASPWRIITRVLLPEALAPLILGYTFVFISIVDMTAVAGSVGGGGLGNFAIVYGYQRFNWAVTGVAVLTIIAGVQAAQFLGNWLSGKAMRR comes from the coding sequence GTGAACACCGACTGGGAACTGCTGCGGCCGGTCTTCTGGGAGTCGCTGTGGGAGACGCTGCAGATGGTGGTCGTCACCCTGGTGCTCGGCGGCTTCCTCGGGCTGGTGCTCGGCGTGCTGCTCTACACCACCCGCTCGGGAAGCATCTTGGCCAATCGGTGGGTCTACACCGTGCTCAACATCGGGGTGAACTTCGTGCGGCCGATCCCGTTCATCATCTTCATCGTCGCGATCGGCCCCCTGACCCTGGGGGTGGTGGGCACCACCATCGGCACCCGGGCGGCCATCTTCGCCCTGGTCATCGCCGCGACGTTCGGGATATCCCGGATCGTCGAACAGAACCTGGTCTCGGTGGATCCCGGGGTGATCGAGGCAGCCCAGGCGATGGGCGCCTCACCCTGGCGGATCATCACCCGGGTGCTGCTGCCCGAGGCGCTCGCACCGCTGATCCTGGGCTACACGTTCGTGTTCATCTCGATCGTGGACATGACGGCGGTGGCTGGATCGGTCGGTGGCGGGGGGCTGGGCAACTTCGCCATCGTCTACGGCTATCAGCGGTTCAACTGGGCGGTCACCGGGGTGGCGGTGCTGACCATCATCGCCGGGGTACAGGCCGCGCAATTCCTCGGCAACTGGCTCTCCGGTAAGGCGATGCGCCGGTGA